One Maribacter cobaltidurans genomic window carries:
- a CDS encoding THUMP-like domain-containing protein, with amino-acid sequence MNENVLNKEVQEFISDNLQTDVHTILLGKRLFPNMDNKELVEQLESKKKAEKKLPTWFSSKNIYYANKLNISQTSSEVAAKYKSELVSGETMIDLTGGFGVDAFYFSKRFKHVIHIERNEELSEIAQYNFNQLGANNIDCIIGDGIKYLQSSKENSDWIYVDPSRRDKDNRRVYFLKDCEPDVTVWLELIFSRTNNILLKTGPLLDLTLGIQQLQKVHTIHIISVENDVKEILWELKKNHEEEPLIKTINFNKDEKELFQFYVQEERDINVAFSEPLLYLYEPNSSIMKSGGFHLIGKRYGVKKLQEHSHLYTSETLVSFPGRIFKVNKVIPYSKKSIKQLGIQKANITTRNFPETVAEIRRKTKLRDGGQNFLFFTKNLNQDLIIIYTVPTTKI; translated from the coding sequence TTGAATGAAAACGTATTAAATAAAGAGGTACAGGAGTTTATCAGTGATAACCTTCAGACAGATGTCCATACCATCCTTTTAGGCAAAAGGCTATTCCCAAACATGGACAATAAGGAGCTTGTTGAACAATTGGAGTCTAAAAAAAAGGCTGAAAAAAAATTACCCACCTGGTTTTCCTCCAAAAACATCTACTATGCCAATAAACTGAATATTTCACAAACATCCTCGGAAGTCGCCGCTAAGTATAAGTCCGAATTAGTTTCTGGTGAAACCATGATAGACCTTACCGGTGGATTTGGTGTTGATGCTTTTTACTTTTCAAAACGTTTTAAACACGTCATACATATTGAAAGAAACGAGGAACTATCCGAAATCGCCCAATATAATTTTAATCAACTTGGAGCAAATAATATAGATTGTATCATAGGGGATGGAATTAAGTACCTTCAATCCAGTAAAGAAAATAGCGATTGGATTTATGTAGATCCATCAAGAAGGGACAAGGACAATAGACGAGTATACTTTTTAAAAGATTGTGAACCCGATGTAACGGTATGGTTGGAACTTATTTTTTCCAGAACCAATAATATATTGTTAAAAACAGGTCCTTTACTTGATTTAACCTTAGGTATTCAACAATTACAAAAAGTGCATACCATACATATTATAAGTGTTGAAAACGACGTAAAAGAAATTCTTTGGGAACTAAAAAAGAACCATGAGGAAGAACCTCTCATAAAAACTATCAATTTCAATAAAGACGAAAAGGAACTTTTTCAATTCTATGTTCAAGAAGAAAGAGATATAAATGTAGCCTTTTCTGAACCACTTCTTTATTTATATGAACCCAACTCCTCCATTATGAAATCTGGAGGATTTCACTTGATTGGAAAAAGGTACGGAGTAAAAAAACTACAAGAGCACTCCCACTTGTATACTTCAGAAACATTAGTATCCTTCCCTGGCCGGATTTTTAAAGTCAACAAGGTAATACCTTATTCAAAAAAAAGTATTAAACAATTGGGAATTCAAAAAGCGAATATCACTACACGAAATTTTCCCGAAACCGTAGCAGAAATCCGAAGAAAAACAAAACTCAGGGATGGGGGGCAAAACTTCCTGTTTTTTACAAAAAACCTTAATCAAGATTTGATAATAATTTACACCGTACCAACAACCAAAATTTAG
- a CDS encoding translocation/assembly module TamB domain-containing protein codes for MGTIVLSLPVVQTTLAKYATDSINKEFGTHINIDRLRLSLISWDTSLQGVFVEDYKQDTLFYINELKTSIVSIGNLAKGRLEFGDIEIDDLHFKLKTYYGERTTNINVFVDKLDDGKPRAPGTPPFFFSSSFVDIESSRFQYIDENLENEETLHFENLRIQANDFQILGPEVTADINTMSFLSKRGISVENLKTDFKYTKQQMRFDSLQIKTPLSELDGNIVFNYNREDFQDFLNKVNIEANFEESTVSFDEINMVYNEFGKGKTATLSTNLNGVLNDININNLFLVSDNTGIRGDFNFKHLFNKQESFILDANMRNVTSSYYQLNALLPNLIGNSLPSTFSKLGQFTIRGDALITDSSIDAKVNLNTAVGSSYSDIVLTNFNNIDNATYTGFISLIDFDLGDFVNSKSLGKTNLDFNVEGQGFVTEKLNTEVIGQIYSIEFNNYNYQDIKVSGILKEQLFDGSLTSNDENLKFNFKGLADFGEESNNFNFKASVDYADLKRLNFINDSISIFKGDVSMNIQGNTLDNIVGDVNFTKTNFQNKNDTYYFEDFTITSTFENDSVRVIDINSPDIITGYMKGNFRVKELGKLVQNSIGSIYTNYRPFEISSGQNLSFNFKIYNKIVDVFFPEVQFDPNTFIKGKIVSDEGDFKLNFESPSIVAFGNEADNIEVKIDNKNPLFNTYVSVGDLKTPYYDVKDFNLINTTLKDTLFFRSEFKGGSEYNDSYNLNFYHTFNAENKSVIGLKTSDVSFKGNKWILNKDGNSKNKVILNRALDSISIEEIVMNNDEQEQIRLRGQLADSTYKDLQLQFKIVSLNKITPVIDSLKLQGEVNGNLNILQKEGIYLPSSNLNIDQFGINDIPMGDLAISIVGNRDLTEFQVNSQLSENGIEKFGVVGKIVNREDMPTANLVANFSRFPLEPFNPLGEGVIDHIRGDLEGRVNITGPVDNPNFNGLVTLDNAGIAIPYLNVDYAFAPRSKVRLDNQTFNFDNIALSDVAMGTRANLDGTITHSYFDNWVLNFNVDTNNNRFLILNTEFEEGDLYYGTGYLNGTGRIYGPTTALNITVDGETARGTSLKIPLSDVASVGDYSFINFVEKDKVKSIDEQRQLKDYQGLELEFNLDVTPEAEVEIVTDTKTGSSLKGTGEGILLIQINTNGKFEMYGDFVVVTGQFRYKFGGIIDKTFVVEPGGTINWDQKPLEAQLDMEAVYSLTANPAPLLDNQGYTRRIPTDVLIKLTGELQNPDIEFGIDFPGTNSIVQSELEYRLQDPTVAEKNAIFLLAQGNFVNAQSGINQQAITGNLVQSASGILNSLLGGGNDKLNFGLSYEQGIQSTDLETDDRIGVTVSTQISDRVLFNGKVGVPVGGASETLVAGDFEIQVLLNEEGSLSAKFFSRQSEIQAFLPDQQGSTQGAGLSYEVDFDSFRELFRKILQKDNKQDSLNTIAVPPVQPPISSMGKDSLLNFYAKPKSF; via the coding sequence TTGGGGACTATTGTTCTTTCATTGCCCGTTGTACAGACTACTCTTGCCAAATATGCTACGGATTCAATAAATAAGGAGTTTGGTACCCATATAAATATAGATAGGCTTAGGCTTTCCCTAATTTCTTGGGACACCTCCCTGCAGGGTGTTTTTGTTGAAGATTATAAACAGGATACGCTCTTTTACATCAATGAGCTAAAAACATCCATCGTTAGTATCGGTAATTTGGCCAAGGGCCGACTTGAATTTGGTGATATCGAAATTGACGACCTCCATTTTAAGTTAAAGACCTACTATGGTGAGCGAACTACCAACATTAACGTATTTGTGGATAAGTTGGACGATGGGAAGCCACGTGCCCCGGGAACTCCGCCATTCTTCTTTTCTTCATCCTTCGTGGATATTGAAAGCAGTAGGTTTCAATATATAGATGAGAATTTGGAAAATGAGGAAACCCTACACTTTGAAAATTTGAGGATTCAGGCAAATGACTTTCAAATATTGGGTCCGGAAGTTACCGCAGATATTAATACAATGTCCTTTTTAAGTAAACGAGGCATTTCTGTGGAAAACCTCAAAACGGATTTTAAGTATACCAAACAGCAAATGCGCTTTGATTCCCTTCAGATAAAGACGCCCTTGTCCGAGCTGGACGGGAATATCGTTTTCAATTATAATCGAGAAGACTTTCAGGACTTTTTGAACAAGGTGAATATAGAGGCCAATTTTGAGGAATCAACGGTTTCCTTTGATGAAATCAATATGGTTTACAACGAGTTCGGAAAAGGAAAAACGGCTACTCTTAGTACAAATCTAAATGGTGTCCTTAACGATATCAATATTAATAATCTCTTTCTTGTCTCCGATAATACGGGAATACGGGGTGACTTCAATTTTAAGCACCTTTTCAACAAACAAGAATCCTTTATACTGGATGCGAACATGCGAAATGTTACCAGTAGCTACTATCAATTAAACGCTCTTTTGCCCAACTTAATTGGAAACTCATTACCCTCTACCTTTAGCAAATTAGGACAATTCACCATTAGGGGAGACGCCTTGATAACCGATTCGTCCATAGATGCCAAAGTAAACCTGAACACCGCGGTGGGCAGCAGCTATTCGGATATTGTACTGACCAATTTCAACAATATAGATAATGCTACATACACAGGGTTTATTTCCTTAATTGATTTTGATTTAGGGGATTTTGTAAATAGTAAAAGTCTAGGAAAAACCAATCTTGATTTTAATGTGGAAGGACAGGGGTTTGTAACGGAAAAGTTGAACACCGAGGTCATTGGACAGATTTACTCCATAGAGTTTAACAATTACAATTATCAGGATATTAAGGTTTCAGGAATTCTGAAGGAACAGTTGTTCGATGGTTCCTTGACTAGCAATGACGAAAATTTAAAGTTCAACTTTAAGGGTCTGGCCGATTTTGGGGAGGAAAGCAATAACTTTAATTTTAAGGCCTCCGTCGATTACGCCGACTTAAAAAGGCTAAACTTTATTAATGATAGTATTTCCATTTTCAAGGGCGATGTAAGTATGAATATTCAGGGGAATACCTTGGATAATATAGTAGGTGACGTAAACTTTACCAAGACCAATTTCCAGAATAAAAACGATACGTACTATTTTGAGGATTTCACCATTACTTCCACTTTTGAAAATGATTCTGTGAGAGTAATCGATATTAATTCTCCCGACATTATTACTGGATATATGAAGGGTAATTTTAGGGTCAAGGAATTGGGGAAATTGGTCCAAAACTCTATAGGTAGTATTTATACCAACTACAGGCCATTTGAAATTTCAAGCGGACAAAATCTGAGTTTTAATTTCAAAATTTATAATAAAATTGTGGATGTATTTTTTCCTGAGGTTCAGTTTGATCCCAATACATTCATAAAAGGTAAGATTGTTTCTGACGAAGGAGATTTCAAACTTAATTTCGAATCACCAAGCATTGTTGCGTTTGGAAATGAAGCAGATAATATAGAGGTGAAAATCGATAATAAAAACCCTTTGTTCAATACCTATGTTTCTGTAGGGGACCTAAAAACCCCTTACTATGACGTAAAGGATTTCAATTTAATAAACACTACTTTAAAGGATACATTGTTCTTTAGATCGGAATTTAAAGGGGGAAGTGAGTACAATGATAGCTACAACCTCAACTTTTACCACACCTTTAATGCGGAAAACAAATCGGTAATTGGTCTCAAAACTTCGGATGTGAGTTTTAAGGGCAATAAATGGATTTTGAACAAAGATGGTAATTCCAAAAACAAAGTAATTCTAAACAGGGCGTTGGACAGTATTTCGATTGAGGAAATCGTAATGAACAATGACGAACAGGAACAGATTAGGTTGCGAGGACAGCTGGCCGACTCGACCTACAAGGACCTTCAGCTTCAGTTTAAAATAGTATCCCTGAATAAAATAACCCCGGTAATCGATAGTCTAAAATTGCAAGGTGAGGTAAACGGTAATCTGAACATTCTTCAAAAGGAAGGTATATATCTTCCTTCTTCCAATTTGAACATAGATCAATTTGGAATCAATGATATACCTATGGGGGATCTGGCCATTAGTATTGTGGGCAATAGGGATTTAACGGAGTTCCAGGTTAATTCACAATTATCTGAAAATGGTATTGAGAAATTTGGGGTTGTGGGTAAAATCGTGAATAGGGAAGATATGCCTACCGCCAATCTAGTGGCAAACTTTAGTAGGTTCCCATTGGAACCCTTCAATCCTTTGGGTGAAGGCGTAATTGACCATATACGGGGTGACTTGGAAGGTCGTGTCAATATTACGGGTCCGGTGGACAATCCCAATTTTAATGGGCTGGTTACTCTAGATAATGCAGGTATAGCCATTCCATATTTAAATGTGGACTATGCCTTTGCGCCAAGGTCAAAAGTAAGGTTGGATAACCAAACATTTAATTTTGATAATATCGCACTTTCGGATGTTGCTATGGGAACAAGGGCCAATCTTGATGGTACCATCACCCATAGTTATTTTGATAATTGGGTGCTCAACTTCAATGTGGATACCAATAATAACCGGTTCTTGATTTTAAACACGGAATTTGAGGAGGGCGATTTGTATTACGGTACGGGATACCTTAATGGAACTGGTAGAATATATGGACCAACAACAGCGCTCAATATTACTGTAGATGGTGAAACCGCTAGGGGCACTTCCTTAAAAATACCATTAAGCGATGTGGCGAGTGTAGGCGACTACTCTTTTATCAATTTTGTAGAGAAGGATAAGGTTAAATCAATTGACGAGCAAAGGCAATTAAAGGATTACCAAGGGCTGGAATTGGAATTCAACCTTGATGTTACTCCAGAAGCAGAGGTGGAAATCGTCACGGATACCAAGACAGGAAGCTCTTTGAAGGGCACCGGGGAAGGTATCTTGTTAATACAGATCAATACCAACGGCAAGTTCGAAATGTATGGGGATTTCGTTGTGGTTACCGGACAGTTCAGATATAAATTTGGTGGTATCATAGATAAGACCTTTGTAGTGGAGCCCGGGGGTACTATAAACTGGGACCAAAAACCATTGGAGGCCCAATTGGATATGGAAGCAGTATATTCCCTGACTGCTAATCCGGCACCGCTTTTGGATAACCAGGGATACACGAGGAGGATACCTACCGATGTACTTATTAAGCTGACAGGCGAATTACAAAATCCAGATATTGAGTTTGGAATTGATTTTCCGGGCACCAATTCCATTGTACAATCAGAATTGGAATATAGATTGCAAGACCCTACGGTCGCGGAAAAAAACGCCATATTCCTTTTGGCCCAAGGAAATTTTGTGAATGCACAAAGTGGTATAAATCAGCAGGCGATTACGGGTAATTTGGTACAAAGTGCCTCAGGTATTCTAAATTCTCTTTTGGGGGGAGGAAACGACAAGCTGAATTTTGGACTGTCTTATGAACAAGGTATACAGAGTACGGATTTGGAAACGGACGATAGAATCGGTGTAACGGTGTCCACACAAATATCCGATCGTGTATTGTTCAATGGAAAGGTTGGGGTACCTGTGGGAGGAGCAAGCGAAACCCTTGTTGCCGGGGATTTTGAAATTCAGGTTCTATTGAACGAGGAAGGTAGTTTAAGTGCCAAATTTTTCAGCAGGCAAAGTGAGATACAAGCGTTTCTTCCTGATCAGCAAGGTTCTACCCAAGGAGCCGGCTTATCCTATGAGGTAGATTTTGATAGCTTTAGGGAACTTTTCAGGAAAATTCTTCAAAAGGACAACAAGCAGGACAGTCTAAATACTATTGCCGTCCCACCGGTGCAACCGCCCATATCCAGTATGGGGAAGGATAGTTTGCTTAATTTTTATGCAAAACCAAAATCATTTTAA
- a CDS encoding 16S rRNA (uracil(1498)-N(3))-methyltransferase yields the protein MQLFYNPNLDETSSLFYFDSEESKHIVRVLRKKVNDEVLITNGNGLMLSAKIMDNNPKKCEVEITGVKKVHQKNHWLHMIVAPTKMNDRFEWFLEKATEIGVNEITPVLCERSERKTIKLDRYKKVIQSAMKQSFQAYLPKLNDLANFSDIIETPTEGGLFIAHCEDSEKFELKRRVIPDKPITILIGPEGDFSTREIKAAKEKGYLPVSMGRNRLRTETAAIVACTTVAMINNG from the coding sequence ATGCAGCTATTCTATAACCCCAATTTGGACGAAACTTCATCCCTGTTTTACTTTGACTCTGAGGAAAGCAAACATATTGTGCGCGTTCTTAGGAAAAAAGTGAATGATGAAGTATTGATCACTAATGGTAATGGGCTTATGCTCAGCGCCAAAATCATGGATAATAATCCAAAAAAATGTGAGGTAGAAATTACCGGGGTAAAAAAGGTACATCAAAAAAATCACTGGTTACATATGATCGTGGCGCCTACAAAAATGAACGATAGGTTCGAGTGGTTTTTGGAGAAGGCTACGGAGATAGGCGTCAATGAAATCACACCAGTGCTCTGTGAACGATCCGAACGTAAAACCATAAAATTGGACCGTTACAAAAAAGTGATACAATCTGCCATGAAACAGTCATTTCAGGCTTATTTGCCAAAATTAAATGACCTGGCAAATTTTAGCGACATCATAGAAACCCCAACGGAAGGAGGGCTCTTCATTGCCCATTGCGAGGATTCTGAAAAATTTGAACTAAAAAGACGCGTAATCCCCGATAAGCCTATTACCATCCTAATCGGTCCGGAAGGCGACTTTTCAACAAGGGAAATTAAAGCGGCAAAAGAAAAGGGGTATCTACCCGTTTCAATGGGAAGAAATCGGTTAAGAACGGAAACTGCTGCAATAGTGGCCTGTACCACAGTGGCCATGATCAATAATGGTTAA
- the tsaD gene encoding tRNA (adenosine(37)-N6)-threonylcarbamoyltransferase complex transferase subunit TsaD translates to MFYLCISIFIPNTLENESIYILAIESSCDDTSVAVLKNNTILSNVVASQKIHEEYGGVVPELASRAHQQNIVPVTDQALAKANIDKKQLSAIAFTRGPGLLGSLLVGTSFAKSLSLALDIPLIEVNHMQAHILAHFIKADTMKTPAFPFIALTISGGHTQIVKVKDFFDMEILGQTLDDAVGETFDKSAKVLDLPYPGGPLIDKYAATGNPYAFEFPIPKVKDLDFSFSGLKTSILYFIQKQTSQNPNFIQENLEDICASIQFTIIQILMRKLKKVVKKTGIKNIAIGGGVSANSGIRKALKAAEKELGWTTYIPNFEFCTDNAGMIGIVGYYKFKLGQFTSQETSAKARYHITS, encoded by the coding sequence ATGTTTTACCTTTGTATTTCAATTTTTATTCCAAACACGTTGGAAAACGAAAGTATTTATATTCTGGCCATTGAATCCTCCTGTGACGACACTTCTGTGGCGGTTTTAAAAAACAATACCATACTTAGCAATGTGGTTGCATCCCAAAAAATTCACGAGGAATATGGAGGGGTAGTTCCAGAACTCGCTTCACGTGCCCATCAACAAAATATAGTTCCTGTTACAGATCAAGCTTTGGCCAAGGCAAATATCGATAAAAAACAATTATCCGCCATAGCATTTACACGAGGACCTGGTCTTTTAGGTTCCCTATTGGTAGGGACCTCCTTCGCCAAATCTTTATCCCTCGCTTTAGACATTCCGTTAATAGAGGTCAACCATATGCAGGCCCATATTTTGGCACATTTTATTAAGGCGGATACAATGAAAACTCCGGCTTTTCCATTTATCGCCCTGACCATTAGTGGCGGACACACCCAAATTGTAAAAGTGAAGGATTTTTTTGATATGGAAATTTTGGGACAGACCTTGGACGATGCCGTTGGGGAAACTTTTGACAAAAGTGCCAAAGTACTTGACCTACCCTATCCTGGCGGACCATTGATAGATAAGTATGCAGCTACCGGCAACCCGTACGCCTTTGAATTTCCAATCCCCAAGGTAAAGGATCTGGACTTTAGCTTTAGCGGCCTTAAGACAAGTATCCTTTATTTTATACAGAAACAAACTTCTCAAAACCCTAATTTTATCCAAGAAAATCTAGAAGATATTTGTGCGTCCATACAGTTTACCATTATTCAAATATTGATGCGCAAACTCAAAAAGGTGGTCAAAAAAACCGGAATAAAAAATATTGCAATTGGTGGTGGCGTGTCCGCAAACTCTGGAATTAGAAAAGCCCTTAAAGCGGCCGAAAAGGAATTAGGGTGGACGACGTATATACCCAATTTTGAATTTTGCACGGACAATGCTGGCATGATAGGTATTGTTGGTTATTACAAATTTAAATTAGGTCAATTTACTAGCCAGGAAACTTCTGCCAAGGCCCGTTATCATATAACTTCTTAA
- a CDS encoding DUF4159 domain-containing protein — MKKLLVAVAFFAFFIFPAEAQEIAILKYQGGGDWYANPTALPNLIDFCNSNIGTKLNSKPETVEVGSNAIFQYPFLHMTGHGNVVFSSEEKENLRNYLLSGGFLHIDDNYGMRDYVIRQIEELFPNNNLEEIGLDHPIFSQEFQFSQGLPKIHEHDGKRPQAMGIFENNRLVLLLTLESDLGDGWEDPAVHNDPEEIRKKALQMGANIVSYVFKN; from the coding sequence ATGAAAAAATTACTGGTTGCCGTAGCGTTTTTTGCATTCTTTATTTTTCCCGCAGAAGCTCAAGAAATTGCCATTCTTAAATATCAAGGTGGCGGTGATTGGTATGCAAACCCAACAGCCTTGCCCAACTTAATAGATTTTTGCAATTCAAACATTGGAACTAAATTGAATTCCAAACCGGAAACCGTGGAAGTGGGAAGTAACGCCATTTTTCAGTATCCCTTTCTTCATATGACAGGTCATGGTAACGTTGTGTTCTCTTCTGAAGAAAAAGAAAACCTAAGAAACTATCTGTTATCCGGTGGCTTTTTACATATTGACGACAATTATGGGATGCGTGACTATGTGATACGCCAAATAGAGGAATTATTTCCCAATAACAATCTGGAAGAAATAGGTCTGGACCATCCTATTTTTTCACAGGAGTTTCAATTTTCCCAAGGATTGCCCAAAATTCACGAGCATGACGGTAAAAGACCACAGGCCATGGGGATATTTGAAAACAATAGATTAGTTTTATTATTGACTTTGGAATCCGATCTTGGGGATGGTTGGGAAGATCCGGCCGTACACAATGACCCGGAGGAAATAAGAAAAAAGGCCCTGCAAATGGGGGCGAATATTGTGTCCTACGTATTTAAAAATTGA
- a CDS encoding AI-2E family transporter → MTSKTIANGILRAVGIITGILLLLYFFYMIRSVLAYLAAAAVIALIGRPVVLFLRRRLNLPNTLAVILTMILMVGILAGILALFIPLITEQSKNLSLLNIDELQKSINTLYLKTTQYFGLSSHVVEDVIQDSEIERNIIQGLDIGFVPNFLNSLLDILSSASIGLFSVLFISFFFLKDSKLFQNGLLTFVPQTKETGTINSIDKINNLLSRYFVGLLLQIFILFVIYTIVLLIVGIENAIVIAFLCALFNIIPYIGPLIGGALMITLTMTSNLGADFSEVILPKTGYVLIGLAIGQLVDNFFSQPFIFSNSVKSHPLEIFLVIIIAGLLFGVVGMIVAVPGYTAIKVILKEFLSENKIVKSLTENL, encoded by the coding sequence ATGACTTCTAAAACGATTGCCAACGGTATATTAAGGGCAGTGGGAATAATCACTGGAATACTGCTCCTGCTCTATTTTTTTTACATGATACGTTCCGTTTTGGCCTATCTTGCGGCAGCCGCTGTTATCGCTTTGATCGGAAGACCCGTTGTACTCTTTTTAAGGCGAAGGTTGAATTTGCCAAACACGCTGGCCGTAATTCTGACCATGATTCTAATGGTAGGGATTTTAGCGGGAATCTTAGCGCTATTCATTCCCTTGATTACGGAACAGAGCAAGAACCTTTCTTTACTCAATATAGACGAACTCCAGAAAAGCATCAATACCCTTTATCTCAAAACGACCCAATATTTTGGTCTGTCCTCACATGTAGTGGAAGATGTAATTCAAGATTCGGAAATTGAAAGAAATATTATTCAAGGCCTGGATATAGGATTTGTGCCGAATTTCTTGAATTCCTTATTGGACATTCTTAGTTCCGCGAGCATCGGTTTGTTTTCCGTGCTGTTTATTTCCTTCTTCTTCCTAAAGGATAGTAAGCTTTTTCAAAATGGACTTCTCACCTTTGTTCCGCAAACAAAGGAAACAGGTACTATAAACTCGATCGATAAAATCAACAACTTGCTTTCAAGGTACTTCGTGGGTCTACTCTTGCAAATATTTATCCTCTTTGTTATCTATACGATAGTCCTTTTAATTGTGGGTATTGAAAATGCCATTGTTATTGCTTTTTTGTGCGCCCTCTTCAACATCATACCCTATATAGGACCTTTGATCGGTGGAGCCCTCATGATTACCTTAACGATGACCAGTAATTTAGGAGCCGATTTTAGCGAGGTGATCCTTCCCAAAACGGGCTACGTATTAATCGGACTGGCAATCGGGCAGTTGGTAGATAATTTTTTCTCACAGCCCTTTATTTTTTCCAACAGTGTAAAGTCACACCCCTTGGAAATTTTTTTGGTCATCATCATTGCCGGATTGTTGTTCGGGGTTGTAGGTATGATTGTTGCCGTACCGGGCTATACGGCCATTAAGGTAATTCTCAAAGAGTTTTTATCCGAAAACAAGATTGTCAAATCCCTTACCGAAAACCTTTGA